The following is a genomic window from Armatimonadota bacterium.
CGCCCGCAGCAGGGACTTCAACTTCCCGTATCTGCGCGACGAGGCCCAGACGGCGGCGGAAGCCTACGGCCCGGCCGTGACCCCCGAGGTATTCCTCTTCAACGTGGACCGCGAGCTCGTCTATCGCGGGCGCATAGACGACAACCCCGACAACGCGGCGGCGGTGAAGAAGCACGACCTGCGCGAGGCGCTCGACGCGCTGCTCGCAGGCGAGGCGATACCGACGCCCCAGACCGATGCCGTCGGCTGCAGCGTGAAGTGGAAGTAGGCGGGGTCAACTCAGGCTGAGCACAGACGGAAGCAGCTCCTCGCCCCCGACTCGGTGCGACGGAACGGCCTTACGGCGGTGAGCATGG
Proteins encoded in this region:
- a CDS encoding thioredoxin family protein, which gives rise to MSLAIGDQAPDFELPGVDGRNYTLADFADIPVLAVIWSCNHCPYVVAYEDRMVQLQRDYADNGVQFVAVNSNDERRYPEDDFDHMVERARSRDFNFPYLRDEAQTAAEAYGPAVTPEVFLFNVDRELVYRGRIDDNPDNAAAVKKHDLREALDALLAGEAIPTPQTDAVGCSVKWK